A region of Sphingobium baderi DNA encodes the following proteins:
- the istA gene encoding IS21 family transposase has translation MELYLQVRLACADGMSQRAAAKRFNVSRETVRKMLSFSSPPGYRRQSVPQRPKLDGFVAIIDGWLEGDRSVPRKQRHTAKRVFDRLRTEHGFTGGYTIIKDYIREREQRSREMFVPLAHPAGDAQADFGEALVEIGGVEQKAYFFALDLPHSDACYVRAYPAAVAEAWVDGHVHAFAFFGAVPRSIVYDNDRCLVTKILPDGTRQRATLFSAFLSHYVIRDRYARPGKGNEKGNVEGLVGYCRRNFMVPIPKFPTWEAFNLWLEEQCRKRQQDKVRGQSETIGERLQRDLAAMQPLPATPFEACDQKGGRVSSQSLVRYRTNDYSVPVAWGHQEVWIRAYVDEVVIGCRSEVIARHPRCYAREEVVFDPLHYLPLIEQKINAFDQAAPLQGWDLPEAFTTLQRLMEGRMHKHGRREYVQVLRLLETFTLADLQAAVEQAIDLGAIGFDAVKHLVLCRIERVPPRLDLDVYPFLPRTTVEKTFARAYLSLLSDRQEAA, from the coding sequence GTGGAACTTTATCTTCAGGTCCGTCTGGCTTGCGCGGATGGCATGAGCCAACGGGCGGCGGCGAAGCGTTTCAATGTGTCGCGCGAAACGGTACGCAAGATGCTGTCGTTTTCATCGCCGCCGGGTTACCGGCGCCAGTCCGTACCGCAGCGCCCGAAGCTGGACGGGTTTGTGGCGATCATTGATGGATGGCTTGAGGGTGACCGCAGTGTCCCGCGCAAGCAACGCCATACGGCGAAGCGGGTATTCGACCGTTTGCGCACCGAGCATGGTTTCACCGGCGGCTATACGATCATCAAGGATTACATCCGGGAGCGCGAACAGCGCAGCCGGGAGATGTTCGTGCCGCTGGCGCACCCTGCGGGAGATGCGCAGGCCGATTTCGGGGAAGCGCTGGTGGAGATCGGCGGGGTGGAGCAGAAGGCCTACTTCTTCGCGCTCGATCTGCCGCACAGTGATGCCTGCTATGTGCGGGCCTATCCGGCGGCGGTGGCGGAGGCCTGGGTGGACGGACACGTGCATGCCTTCGCGTTTTTCGGCGCGGTACCGCGCTCGATCGTCTATGACAACGATCGCTGCCTTGTGACGAAGATCCTGCCCGACGGCACGCGGCAGCGTGCCACGCTGTTCAGCGCTTTCCTGTCACATTACGTGATCCGCGACCGCTATGCTCGCCCGGGCAAGGGGAACGAGAAAGGCAATGTGGAGGGGCTGGTAGGCTATTGCCGGCGCAACTTCATGGTGCCGATCCCGAAGTTCCCGACCTGGGAGGCGTTCAACCTGTGGCTGGAGGAGCAATGCCGCAAGCGCCAGCAGGACAAGGTGCGCGGGCAGAGCGAGACGATCGGTGAGCGGCTGCAGCGCGATCTCGCGGCCATGCAGCCTCTGCCCGCTACACCCTTCGAGGCCTGCGATCAGAAAGGCGGGCGGGTCTCCTCGCAATCCCTGGTGCGCTACAGGACCAACGATTATTCGGTTCCGGTGGCCTGGGGCCATCAGGAGGTCTGGATCAGGGCCTATGTCGATGAGGTGGTGATCGGCTGCCGCAGCGAAGTCATCGCCCGTCATCCTCGTTGCTATGCCCGCGAGGAGGTTGTCTTCGACCCGCTCCATTATCTCCCGCTGATCGAGCAGAAGATCAACGCATTCGACCAGGCTGCGCCTTTGCAGGGCTGGGACCTGCCCGAAGCGTTCACGACACTGCAGCGGTTGATGGAAGGGCGCATGCACAAACATGGCAGGCGCGAATATGTGCAGGTACTGCGCCTGCTGGAAACGTTCACCCTCGCCGATCTCCAGGCGGCGGTCGAACAGGCCATCGATCTTGGCGCCATCGGCTTCGATGCCGTCAAGCACCTCGTCCTGTGCCGGATCGAACGCGTACCGCCCAGGCTGGACCTGGACGTCTATCCCTTCCTGCCACGCACCACGGTCGAGAAGACCTTTGCCAGAGCCTATCTGAGCCTGCTCTCCGACCGGCAGGAGGCCGCATGA
- a CDS encoding acyl-CoA reductase has product MLHEIIADNDKLLVPHVIKGVVQLDAAVEHRSRGSGSSVMTPSIDLDSLIWPRSEAGPAFDTPLSEIVDFLVEVGKALDFDRNIYLQEAAAYNLRCNNLGARILENCYRDIAWFFTREAVEAEAEQSLGSTDVLDGWARRDVQGASFDIRAFPPRMVHVLAGNAPIVPPVTIVRGAISKGVHLMKMPSNDMFTATALLRTMADVGPNHPVTRSFSAAYWRGGDASIENHILRSQYFDKLAVWGGEAAVRHAMKYAAPGFEIMSFDPKVSISLIGSEAFDGTPLATIAERSAADIIAFNQDACSCARFQFIEGSSDQVDAYCEALVEAMGKDIRYGAGVDGPLPPPMLVDELDMLSNLEPVYRVFGQPDGRGMVIRSSEPVSFNPGGKLVNVVTVDRLADAIQHVTVATQSVGVYPQSRIAEVRDGLSSAGAQRIVGLGNINNGKFGGLPHDGGWPVHKMMHWVVTEAAKD; this is encoded by the coding sequence ATGCTGCATGAAATCATCGCCGATAACGACAAACTGCTCGTTCCCCATGTGATCAAAGGCGTCGTCCAACTGGATGCCGCCGTCGAACATCGCTCGCGCGGCAGCGGCAGTTCGGTCATGACGCCATCGATTGACCTCGACTCGCTGATCTGGCCGCGCAGCGAGGCAGGCCCCGCTTTCGACACGCCGCTGTCGGAAATCGTGGATTTCCTCGTCGAAGTGGGCAAGGCGCTCGATTTCGACCGGAATATCTACCTTCAGGAAGCTGCCGCCTATAATCTGCGCTGCAACAATCTGGGCGCGCGCATCCTTGAAAATTGCTACCGCGATATCGCCTGGTTCTTCACGCGCGAAGCGGTCGAGGCCGAAGCGGAACAATCGCTGGGATCGACCGATGTGCTCGATGGATGGGCGCGGCGCGACGTGCAGGGCGCGTCCTTCGACATCCGCGCCTTCCCGCCGCGCATGGTGCATGTGCTGGCCGGAAACGCGCCCATCGTGCCGCCGGTCACGATCGTCCGGGGCGCCATCAGCAAGGGCGTGCATCTGATGAAAATGCCGTCGAACGACATGTTCACGGCGACCGCCCTGTTGCGGACGATGGCTGACGTCGGCCCCAACCACCCCGTGACCCGCTCCTTTTCGGCAGCCTATTGGCGCGGCGGCGACGCCAGCATCGAAAATCACATCCTGCGCTCGCAATATTTCGACAAGCTGGCCGTCTGGGGCGGCGAAGCGGCGGTGCGCCACGCCATGAAATATGCCGCGCCGGGCTTTGAGATCATGTCCTTCGATCCCAAAGTGTCGATTTCGCTGATCGGCAGCGAAGCCTTTGACGGCACGCCGCTGGCGACCATCGCCGAACGAAGCGCCGCTGACATCATCGCCTTCAATCAGGATGCGTGCAGTTGCGCCCGCTTCCAGTTCATCGAAGGGTCGAGCGATCAGGTCGATGCCTATTGCGAGGCACTGGTCGAGGCGATGGGCAAGGATATTCGCTATGGCGCCGGCGTTGACGGTCCGTTGCCGCCCCCCATGCTGGTCGACGAACTGGACATGCTGAGCAATCTGGAGCCGGTCTATCGCGTGTTCGGCCAGCCCGATGGCCGGGGCATGGTCATCCGCTCCAGCGAGCCTGTGTCGTTCAACCCCGGCGGAAAGCTGGTCAATGTCGTCACGGTCGATCGCCTCGCCGACGCGATCCAGCATGTGACGGTGGCCACCCAATCGGTCGGCGTCTACCCGCAATCCCGCATTGCCGAGGTGCGCGACGGCCTTTCCTCGGCAGGTGCCCAGCGCATCGTCGGCCTTGGCAATATCAACAACGGAAAATTCGGCGGCCTGCCGCACGATGGGGGATGGCCGGTGCACAAGATGATGCATTGGGTCGTCACCGAAGCAGCGAAAGATTGA
- a CDS encoding aldo/keto reductase: MKRPMTQTNTQALSLDTYRLLGRSGLRVSPLALGTMTFGEEWGADEKESRRIFDSYVDQGGNFIDTAGYYADGASETLTGKFAEAKRERLVLSTKYSLTRSVGDPNAAGNSRRNMVQTVETSLKRLRTDRIDLFFLHVWDDTTPTDEILRAFDDLVTQGKILYLGLSDTPAWQMARLQTMAELRGWSQLVALQAEYNLIERTAERDLIPAAKALGIGVMPWSPLASGMLSGKYATGGSAHDSEAGGRGAMLQAAGRVDARVVAIADAVKATADEMGVTSAQVAIAWTLANPAVVSPLVGARTMRQYEDNIAALGVSLDAAQLERLDAASQTPLGFPHDFLASPFIRHGLTGGTTIQPRA; the protein is encoded by the coding sequence TTGAAAAGACCTATGACACAGACGAACACTCAGGCGCTGTCGCTCGATACCTATCGCCTGCTCGGCCGCTCGGGATTGCGGGTTTCGCCGCTGGCGCTGGGCACGATGACCTTTGGCGAGGAATGGGGCGCGGATGAGAAGGAATCGCGCCGGATATTCGATAGCTATGTGGATCAGGGCGGCAATTTCATCGATACGGCGGGCTATTATGCCGATGGCGCATCGGAAACGCTGACCGGTAAATTCGCCGAGGCCAAGCGCGAACGGCTGGTCCTGTCGACCAAATACTCGCTGACCCGCTCGGTCGGAGATCCCAATGCCGCCGGCAACAGCCGCCGCAACATGGTGCAGACGGTCGAAACCAGCCTGAAGCGGCTGCGTACGGACCGGATCGACCTGTTCTTCCTGCATGTCTGGGACGACACCACGCCCACGGATGAAATTCTGCGCGCGTTCGACGATCTCGTGACGCAGGGCAAGATCCTGTATCTTGGCCTGTCGGACACGCCCGCCTGGCAGATGGCCCGGTTGCAGACCATGGCGGAGTTGCGTGGCTGGAGCCAGCTTGTGGCCCTTCAGGCTGAGTATAATCTGATCGAACGCACGGCCGAGCGCGACCTGATCCCCGCCGCCAAGGCGCTGGGTATTGGCGTCATGCCATGGTCTCCACTGGCAAGCGGGATGCTGTCCGGCAAATATGCGACCGGCGGCAGCGCGCATGACAGCGAAGCGGGCGGCCGCGGCGCCATGTTGCAAGCGGCTGGCCGGGTCGATGCCCGCGTGGTGGCGATCGCTGATGCGGTGAAGGCGACCGCCGATGAAATGGGCGTGACCTCCGCGCAAGTAGCGATCGCATGGACCCTTGCCAATCCGGCGGTGGTGTCGCCGCTGGTGGGCGCGCGCACCATGCGGCAATATGAAGATAATATCGCCGCGCTGGGCGTATCCCTCGATGCGGCGCAGTTGGAGCGCCTGGACGCGGCCAGCCAGACCCCGCTCGGCTTCCCGCACGATTTCCTCGCTTCGCCCTTCATCCGTCATGGATTGACCGGCGGCACCACCATCCAGCCACGCGCTTAA
- a CDS encoding N-acyl-D-amino-acid deacylase family protein, with amino-acid sequence MADADLVIRGGTIVDGDGGEPFEADIAIVDGRIAAVGSAVGQGREEIDARGLLVTPGFVDVHTHYDGQVTWSDSLVPSAEHGVTTVVIGNCGVGFAPCRAEDREALVNVMEGVEDIPEAVMAKGLPWNWESFPDYLRSLEARAWDADVGAYIPHSPLRVYAMGQRGLDREPATPADIARMTQLVEEGMAAGALGFATSRSLVHRRGDGAFIPSFQAESDELAAIARSVGETGRGVLQMIPNLDTADWESDIDLMKRMAHESGRPVTYSLAQWSTDPQGWRRTMDALAQHNGSGAAPVLAQVFPRPMGAMCGLSTSANAFSHCASYRAIAERPLAEKLAIMRDPAFRARLIAEEPDETPTPLHRLLRTWDNIYPLGAEPDYEPSPDGSIAALAAKRGVSPVELVYDLMLEQDGHALILMPFSNYAERSLEPALAMMRDPYSIVGLGDGGAHYGIICDASYPTTMLSYWTRDRAGERLTIPAAVKALSADNADFLGLRDRGRVKVGLKADINVIDHDAIRLHAPHVVYDLPGGGRRLAQHATGYRATMVSGVVTRRDGIDTGARPGKLVRAA; translated from the coding sequence ATGGCCGACGCTGATCTGGTGATCCGGGGCGGAACGATAGTCGATGGGGATGGTGGCGAGCCGTTCGAGGCGGACATCGCCATTGTCGACGGTCGCATCGCGGCCGTCGGTTCCGCCGTGGGGCAGGGCAGGGAGGAGATTGACGCGCGCGGGCTTCTGGTTACGCCGGGCTTCGTCGATGTCCACACCCATTATGACGGGCAGGTCACCTGGTCGGACAGCCTTGTCCCTTCCGCCGAGCATGGCGTCACCACCGTTGTCATCGGTAATTGCGGCGTTGGCTTCGCGCCGTGCCGGGCGGAGGATCGCGAAGCGCTCGTCAATGTCATGGAGGGGGTGGAGGACATCCCCGAAGCCGTTATGGCGAAGGGCCTGCCCTGGAACTGGGAAAGTTTCCCAGATTATCTGCGTTCACTCGAAGCGCGGGCCTGGGATGCCGATGTCGGCGCCTATATCCCGCATTCGCCGTTGCGCGTCTACGCCATGGGGCAGCGCGGTCTGGATCGCGAGCCGGCGACCCCGGCGGACATCGCCCGGATGACGCAGCTTGTCGAGGAAGGGATGGCGGCCGGCGCGCTGGGTTTCGCCACGTCGCGTTCGCTGGTCCACCGGCGCGGCGACGGCGCCTTCATCCCGTCTTTCCAGGCGGAGAGCGACGAACTGGCGGCGATTGCTCGATCCGTGGGCGAAACGGGGCGCGGCGTGCTTCAGATGATCCCCAATCTCGATACCGCCGATTGGGAAAGCGACATCGATCTGATGAAGCGCATGGCCCATGAGTCCGGTCGCCCCGTGACCTATTCATTGGCCCAATGGTCGACCGATCCGCAGGGTTGGCGGCGCACCATGGATGCGCTTGCCCAGCATAATGGAAGCGGAGCGGCGCCAGTGCTGGCGCAGGTTTTCCCAAGGCCGATGGGGGCGATGTGCGGCTTGTCGACATCCGCAAACGCTTTCAGCCATTGTGCGAGCTATCGCGCGATTGCGGAGCGGCCGTTGGCGGAAAAGCTCGCGATCATGCGCGATCCCGCTTTTCGCGCGCGGCTGATCGCGGAGGAGCCGGACGAGACGCCGACGCCGCTGCATCGCCTGTTGCGGACGTGGGACAATATCTATCCGCTGGGCGCAGAACCTGATTATGAACCTTCGCCGGACGGGAGCATCGCCGCGCTGGCCGCCAAGCGCGGCGTCAGTCCGGTGGAACTGGTTTATGACCTGATGCTCGAACAGGATGGCCACGCGCTGATCCTGATGCCTTTTTCCAACTATGCGGAACGGTCGCTGGAGCCGGCGCTTGCCATGATGCGCGATCCATACAGCATAGTGGGGCTTGGGGATGGCGGCGCGCATTACGGCATCATCTGCGACGCCAGTTACCCGACGACGATGCTGTCATACTGGACCCGCGACCGTGCGGGAGAGAGGCTGACGATTCCCGCCGCCGTGAAGGCGCTGAGCGCCGATAATGCCGATTTTCTCGGACTGCGAGACCGGGGGCGGGTGAAGGTCGGCCTGAAAGCGGATATCAACGTGATCGATCATGATGCGATCAGGTTGCATGCCCCTCATGTCGTCTATGACCTCCCCGGCGGAGGCCGCCGTCTGGCGCAGCATGCGACCGGCTATCGCGCCACGATGGTCAGCGGGGTAGTGACCCGCCGGGACGGGATCGATACCGGCGCGCGTCCCGGAAAACTGGTTCGCGCGGCATGA